The Sardina pilchardus chromosome 19, fSarPil1.1, whole genome shotgun sequence genome window below encodes:
- the snx7 gene encoding sorting nexin-7 isoform X2, translated as MSGNVADSAVSPTSPAQTIPADLSGQMLELDEDDDLEVFSKDTTNTDAGSFNASMQTSPGSMINQYKFDEEDEEEEPGAKDIFITVDNPESHITTIETFITYRVVTKTTRGEFDSPEYEVRRRYQDFLWLRGRLEEAHPTLIVHPLPEKFVMKGMVERFNDDFIETRRTALHRFLNRIAEHPILSCNEDFKIFLSAQAWELTSHKKQGPGFLSRMGETVRAVAASVRGVKNRPEEFNSIQDYVEAFSQKMTSLDRITQRIVKEEREYLEEMKEYAPTYTLWSGSEEELAEPLKGVANCLDRCFQETEEQVRQLSDCLAPTLHEYVLCTDTLKAVLRRRDNMQAELEAKNEALAGKRADRDALKEEIDKLEDRVEWANNALKGDWSRWQRSMRSDLKEAFVSSAQKNVDYYEKCLSVWESFLLSMRSEVGEVDQQAGGDS; from the exons ATGAGTGGGAATGTCGCCGATTCAGCTGTCTCTCCGACTTCCCCAGCTCAAACAATTCCGGCAGATCTTTCAGGACAAATGTTAGAATTAGATGAAGACGATGATTTGGAAGTATTCAGCAAG GATACAACGAACACAGACGCAGGGTCCTTCAATGCCTCCATGCAGACGTCGCCGGGCTCCATGATCAACCAGTACAAATTTgacgaggaggatgaggaagaggagccagGTGCCAAAGACATCTTCATCACAGTGGACAACCCTGAGAGCCACATCACAACCATCGAGACATTCATCACTTACAGGGTTGTCACCAAG ACCACCCGCGGCGAGTTTGACTCCCCGGAATATGAGGTACGTCGGCGCTACCAGGACTTCCTGTGGCTGAGAGGGCGTCTAGAGGAGGCCCACCCCACGCTGATCGTGCAT cccttACCAGAGAAGTTCGTCATGAAGGGGATGGTGGAGAGGTTCAACGACGACTTCATCGAGACGCGTCGGACGGCCCTCCACCGCTTCCTCAACCGCATCGCCGAGCACCCCATCCTCTCCTGCAACGAAGACTTCAAGATCTTCCTTAGTGCTCAGGCCTGG GAACTGACCTCCCACAAGAAGCAGGGCCCGGGCTTCCTCAGTCGGATGGGGGAGACGGTCCGAGCGGTGGCAGCGTCGGTGCGCGGGGTGAAGAACCGGCCGGAGGAGTTCAACTCCATCCAGGACTATGTGGAGGCCTTCAGCCAGAAGATGACCTCGCTGGACAGAATCACTCAGAGGATAGTCAAAGAGGAAAGGG AGTAcctggaggagatgaaggagtaCGCCCCCACCTACACGCTCTGGTCGGGCTCGGAAGAGGAGCTGGCCGAGCCCCTGAAGGGCGTGGCCAACTGTCTGGACAGGTGTTTCCAGGAGACGGAGGAACAGGTGCGCCAGCTCTCGGACTGCCTGGCCCCTACCCTGCACGAGTACGTGCTGTGCACCGACACCTTAAAG gCCGTGCTGAGAAGACGAGACAACATGCAGGCGGAGCTGGAAGCCAAGAACGAGGCGCTAGCCGGCAAGAGGGCTGACCGAGACGCG CTGAAAGAGGAGATCGATAAACTGGAGGACCGAGTGGAGTGGGCCAACAACGCTCTGAAGGGGGACTGGAGCCGCTGGCAGAGGAGCATGAGGAGCGACCTGAAGGAGGCGTTCGTCTCTAGCGCCCAGAAGAACGTCGACTACTACGAGAAG TGTCTCTCCGTGTGGGAGTCCTTCCTCCTGTCCATGAGGTCCGAAGTCGGCGAAGTGGACCAGCAGGCCGGCGGCGACTCCTAA
- the snx7 gene encoding sorting nexin-7 isoform X1 yields MSGNVADSAVSPTSPAQTIPADLSGQMLELDEDDDLEVFSKDTTNTDAGSFNASMQTSPGSMINQYKFDEEDEEEEPGAKDIFITVDNPESHITTIETFITYRVVTKTTRGEFDSPEYEVRRRYQDFLWLRGRLEEAHPTLIVHPLPEKFVMKGMVERFNDDFIETRRTALHRFLNRIAEHPILSCNEDFKIFLSAQAWELTSHKKQGPGFLSRMGETVRAVAASVRGVKNRPEEFNSIQDYVEAFSQKMTSLDRITQRIVKEEREYLEEMKEYAPTYTLWSGSEEELAEPLKGVANCLDRCFQETEEQVRQLSDCLAPTLHEYVLCTDTLKAVLRRRDNMQAELEAKNEALAGKRADRDAEPRERGVVWQSLLGKNPEEARQQRQQRLAGEIDELKEEIDKLEDRVEWANNALKGDWSRWQRSMRSDLKEAFVSSAQKNVDYYEKCLSVWESFLLSMRSEVGEVDQQAGGDS; encoded by the exons ATGAGTGGGAATGTCGCCGATTCAGCTGTCTCTCCGACTTCCCCAGCTCAAACAATTCCGGCAGATCTTTCAGGACAAATGTTAGAATTAGATGAAGACGATGATTTGGAAGTATTCAGCAAG GATACAACGAACACAGACGCAGGGTCCTTCAATGCCTCCATGCAGACGTCGCCGGGCTCCATGATCAACCAGTACAAATTTgacgaggaggatgaggaagaggagccagGTGCCAAAGACATCTTCATCACAGTGGACAACCCTGAGAGCCACATCACAACCATCGAGACATTCATCACTTACAGGGTTGTCACCAAG ACCACCCGCGGCGAGTTTGACTCCCCGGAATATGAGGTACGTCGGCGCTACCAGGACTTCCTGTGGCTGAGAGGGCGTCTAGAGGAGGCCCACCCCACGCTGATCGTGCAT cccttACCAGAGAAGTTCGTCATGAAGGGGATGGTGGAGAGGTTCAACGACGACTTCATCGAGACGCGTCGGACGGCCCTCCACCGCTTCCTCAACCGCATCGCCGAGCACCCCATCCTCTCCTGCAACGAAGACTTCAAGATCTTCCTTAGTGCTCAGGCCTGG GAACTGACCTCCCACAAGAAGCAGGGCCCGGGCTTCCTCAGTCGGATGGGGGAGACGGTCCGAGCGGTGGCAGCGTCGGTGCGCGGGGTGAAGAACCGGCCGGAGGAGTTCAACTCCATCCAGGACTATGTGGAGGCCTTCAGCCAGAAGATGACCTCGCTGGACAGAATCACTCAGAGGATAGTCAAAGAGGAAAGGG AGTAcctggaggagatgaaggagtaCGCCCCCACCTACACGCTCTGGTCGGGCTCGGAAGAGGAGCTGGCCGAGCCCCTGAAGGGCGTGGCCAACTGTCTGGACAGGTGTTTCCAGGAGACGGAGGAACAGGTGCGCCAGCTCTCGGACTGCCTGGCCCCTACCCTGCACGAGTACGTGCTGTGCACCGACACCTTAAAG gCCGTGCTGAGAAGACGAGACAACATGCAGGCGGAGCTGGAAGCCAAGAACGAGGCGCTAGCCGGCAAGAGGGCTGACCGAGACGCG GAACCCAGAGAGCGCGGAGTCGTGTGGCAGAGCCTGCTCGGCAAAAACCCCGAGGAGGCCcggcagcagaggcagcagaggcTAGCTGGGGAGATCGACGAG CTGAAAGAGGAGATCGATAAACTGGAGGACCGAGTGGAGTGGGCCAACAACGCTCTGAAGGGGGACTGGAGCCGCTGGCAGAGGAGCATGAGGAGCGACCTGAAGGAGGCGTTCGTCTCTAGCGCCCAGAAGAACGTCGACTACTACGAGAAG TGTCTCTCCGTGTGGGAGTCCTTCCTCCTGTCCATGAGGTCCGAAGTCGGCGAAGTGGACCAGCAGGCCGGCGGCGACTCCTAA
- the snx7 gene encoding sorting nexin-7 isoform X3, which produces MDTTNTDAGSFNASMQTSPGSMINQYKFDEEDEEEEPGAKDIFITVDNPESHITTIETFITYRVVTKTTRGEFDSPEYEVRRRYQDFLWLRGRLEEAHPTLIVHPLPEKFVMKGMVERFNDDFIETRRTALHRFLNRIAEHPILSCNEDFKIFLSAQAWELTSHKKQGPGFLSRMGETVRAVAASVRGVKNRPEEFNSIQDYVEAFSQKMTSLDRITQRIVKEEREYLEEMKEYAPTYTLWSGSEEELAEPLKGVANCLDRCFQETEEQVRQLSDCLAPTLHEYVLCTDTLKAVLRRRDNMQAELEAKNEALAGKRADRDAEPRERGVVWQSLLGKNPEEARQQRQQRLAGEIDELKEEIDKLEDRVEWANNALKGDWSRWQRSMRSDLKEAFVSSAQKNVDYYEKCLSVWESFLLSMRSEVGEVDQQAGGDS; this is translated from the exons ATG GATACAACGAACACAGACGCAGGGTCCTTCAATGCCTCCATGCAGACGTCGCCGGGCTCCATGATCAACCAGTACAAATTTgacgaggaggatgaggaagaggagccagGTGCCAAAGACATCTTCATCACAGTGGACAACCCTGAGAGCCACATCACAACCATCGAGACATTCATCACTTACAGGGTTGTCACCAAG ACCACCCGCGGCGAGTTTGACTCCCCGGAATATGAGGTACGTCGGCGCTACCAGGACTTCCTGTGGCTGAGAGGGCGTCTAGAGGAGGCCCACCCCACGCTGATCGTGCAT cccttACCAGAGAAGTTCGTCATGAAGGGGATGGTGGAGAGGTTCAACGACGACTTCATCGAGACGCGTCGGACGGCCCTCCACCGCTTCCTCAACCGCATCGCCGAGCACCCCATCCTCTCCTGCAACGAAGACTTCAAGATCTTCCTTAGTGCTCAGGCCTGG GAACTGACCTCCCACAAGAAGCAGGGCCCGGGCTTCCTCAGTCGGATGGGGGAGACGGTCCGAGCGGTGGCAGCGTCGGTGCGCGGGGTGAAGAACCGGCCGGAGGAGTTCAACTCCATCCAGGACTATGTGGAGGCCTTCAGCCAGAAGATGACCTCGCTGGACAGAATCACTCAGAGGATAGTCAAAGAGGAAAGGG AGTAcctggaggagatgaaggagtaCGCCCCCACCTACACGCTCTGGTCGGGCTCGGAAGAGGAGCTGGCCGAGCCCCTGAAGGGCGTGGCCAACTGTCTGGACAGGTGTTTCCAGGAGACGGAGGAACAGGTGCGCCAGCTCTCGGACTGCCTGGCCCCTACCCTGCACGAGTACGTGCTGTGCACCGACACCTTAAAG gCCGTGCTGAGAAGACGAGACAACATGCAGGCGGAGCTGGAAGCCAAGAACGAGGCGCTAGCCGGCAAGAGGGCTGACCGAGACGCG GAACCCAGAGAGCGCGGAGTCGTGTGGCAGAGCCTGCTCGGCAAAAACCCCGAGGAGGCCcggcagcagaggcagcagaggcTAGCTGGGGAGATCGACGAG CTGAAAGAGGAGATCGATAAACTGGAGGACCGAGTGGAGTGGGCCAACAACGCTCTGAAGGGGGACTGGAGCCGCTGGCAGAGGAGCATGAGGAGCGACCTGAAGGAGGCGTTCGTCTCTAGCGCCCAGAAGAACGTCGACTACTACGAGAAG TGTCTCTCCGTGTGGGAGTCCTTCCTCCTGTCCATGAGGTCCGAAGTCGGCGAAGTGGACCAGCAGGCCGGCGGCGACTCCTAA